One window of the Oceanicaulis sp. genome contains the following:
- a CDS encoding PAS domain-containing sensor histidine kinase: protein MRALAAAPGAVKRVSMFGVAFFAAAGGAVALALMAVGGEGTFGPGGAVFAAALAFVAVVTLGLGVLVGIKATQNLRARKLGEPVPRLQLRFMTLFAVAAVVPALLMAGFQALVLGRGIEFWFGQHVNSVVEQSADLAREWPQVAMRSAQIQLNGLSRDLSFPDALRGMRDNRILYRRYLVEQARLRGFPALYIVNDQAAVLARAEPAADAPAYVAPSQSMFDIANEGDIGTSDPQVRENGPDYVRMLVRLPNTENLYLYTLWYVDFSLLSAQEEMTNSFREAEAREAQMRGGFFLVYALASALIFVGAVWLALSSARRVVDPVSRLVSAAERVRRGDLDARVDVARDDDEIAALGRAFNRMTRQLSSQRGELIAASEESERRRAFIEAVLTGVSAGVIGLEPSGRIMLVNRSAAQLLGCEPEDLVGEPLETAAPVFETVVQDVLRRPEEIAERQIDVAAEDGAVVHLNVRAGHDEEGGLVITFDDVTRLVAAQRNAAWRDVARRIAHEIKNPLTPIQLSAERLRRRYRDQVEEAGLETFDKCVDTIVRQVSDIGRMVDEFSAFARMPAPKMERVDLNEIAGGAVFAQRVASPAIKLPFAMPEAPVTVECDSRLASQALANILKNAAESVSARMEQDGAKTQGSISVRVYRDNGFGVIEARDDGLGWPTADKARLTEPYMTTREKGTGLGLAIVRRVMEDHGGRLELDDPPEGQTGAVVRLAFPLLEPDPGALEAPARAEA, encoded by the coding sequence GTGCGAGCCCTTGCCGCCGCCCCCGGCGCGGTCAAACGCGTCTCCATGTTCGGCGTGGCGTTTTTTGCTGCGGCCGGCGGCGCTGTGGCGCTGGCGCTCATGGCGGTCGGCGGGGAGGGGACCTTCGGCCCCGGCGGTGCGGTGTTCGCCGCCGCATTGGCCTTCGTGGCGGTGGTCACGCTCGGGCTCGGAGTGCTGGTCGGCATCAAGGCGACGCAGAACCTCAGGGCCCGAAAGCTCGGCGAGCCCGTCCCGCGGCTCCAGCTCCGCTTCATGACCCTGTTCGCCGTCGCCGCCGTGGTTCCGGCGCTCCTAATGGCGGGGTTTCAGGCGCTCGTGCTGGGCCGGGGCATCGAGTTCTGGTTCGGCCAGCACGTCAATTCCGTGGTCGAACAGTCCGCCGACCTCGCCCGCGAATGGCCTCAGGTCGCCATGCGCAGCGCGCAGATCCAGCTCAACGGGCTGTCGCGAGACCTGTCCTTCCCCGATGCGCTCCGCGGAATGCGCGACAATCGCATCCTCTACAGGCGCTATCTCGTCGAGCAGGCGCGGCTGCGCGGGTTTCCGGCGCTTTACATCGTCAACGATCAGGCCGCCGTGCTCGCCCGGGCGGAACCGGCCGCCGACGCGCCGGCCTATGTCGCCCCCTCTCAGTCGATGTTCGACATTGCAAACGAGGGTGATATCGGCACCTCAGACCCGCAGGTGCGGGAAAACGGGCCCGATTACGTCCGCATGCTCGTCCGGCTGCCGAACACCGAAAACCTTTATCTCTATACGCTCTGGTACGTCGATTTCTCGCTTCTGAGCGCCCAGGAGGAGATGACGAACTCCTTCCGCGAGGCCGAAGCGCGCGAAGCGCAGATGCGCGGAGGCTTCTTCCTCGTCTACGCGCTCGCATCAGCATTGATCTTCGTCGGCGCAGTCTGGCTGGCGCTGTCTTCTGCCCGGCGGGTCGTCGATCCGGTGAGCCGCCTGGTCTCCGCCGCCGAGCGTGTGCGCAGAGGCGATCTCGACGCCCGGGTGGACGTCGCGCGGGACGACGACGAGATCGCTGCGCTCGGCCGGGCCTTCAACCGGATGACCCGGCAGTTGTCGAGCCAGCGCGGCGAGCTGATCGCAGCAAGCGAAGAATCCGAACGCCGCCGCGCCTTCATCGAGGCCGTCCTGACCGGCGTCAGCGCGGGGGTCATCGGTCTCGAGCCCAGCGGCCGGATCATGCTGGTGAACCGCTCCGCCGCCCAGTTGCTGGGCTGCGAGCCCGAAGATCTCGTCGGCGAGCCGCTGGAGACGGCCGCTCCGGTGTTCGAGACGGTCGTTCAGGACGTGCTGCGCCGCCCCGAGGAGATCGCCGAGCGTCAGATCGACGTCGCCGCCGAAGACGGCGCTGTCGTGCACCTCAACGTCCGGGCCGGTCACGACGAGGAGGGCGGGCTCGTCATCACCTTTGACGACGTCACGCGCCTGGTCGCCGCACAGCGTAACGCCGCATGGCGCGACGTCGCCCGCCGGATCGCCCATGAGATCAAGAACCCGCTCACGCCGATCCAGCTGAGCGCCGAGCGCTTGCGCCGCCGTTACCGCGACCAGGTCGAGGAGGCCGGTCTCGAAACCTTCGACAAGTGCGTTGACACCATCGTGCGCCAGGTCAGCGATATCGGCAGGATGGTCGACGAGTTCTCCGCCTTCGCCCGGATGCCCGCGCCGAAAATGGAGCGGGTCGATCTCAACGAGATCGCGGGTGGGGCGGTTTTCGCCCAGCGAGTGGCGAGCCCCGCGATCAAGTTGCCGTTCGCCATGCCCGAGGCGCCGGTCACTGTGGAGTGCGACAGCCGGCTTGCGAGCCAGGCGCTCGCCAACATTCTGAAAAACGCCGCCGAAAGCGTGTCTGCCCGCATGGAGCAGGACGGCGCGAAGACGCAAGGATCGATCTCGGTCCGGGTCTATCGCGACAACGGTTTCGGGGTGATCGAAGCGCGCGACGACGGGCTGGGCTGGCCCACCGCCGACAAGGCGCGCCTGACCGAACCTTACATGACCACGCGCGAGAAAGGCACGGGGCTGGGCCTGGCCATCGTGCGCCGCGTCATGGAGGACCATGGGGGAAGGCTTGAGCTGGACGACCCGCCAGAGGGTCAGACCGGCGCGGTCGTCAGACTGGCCTTTCCCTTGCTTGAACCCGACCCAGGCGCGCTGGAAGCGCCGGCGCGAGCGGAGGCGTGA
- the hfq gene encoding RNA chaperone Hfq — MSNDKKQNLQDVFLNAVRKGKTPLTIFLVNGVKLQGVVTWFDNFCVLLRREGQIQLVYKHAISTIMPSQPVQLFERDEDDGESED; from the coding sequence ATGTCCAACGATAAGAAACAGAACCTGCAGGACGTGTTCCTGAACGCGGTCCGCAAGGGCAAGACCCCGCTCACGATCTTCCTGGTGAACGGCGTGAAGCTGCAGGGCGTGGTCACCTGGTTTGACAATTTCTGCGTCCTTCTGCGCCGCGAAGGCCAGATCCAGCTCGTATACAAGCACGCCATTTCCACGATCATGCCGAGCCAGCCCGTCCAGCTGTTCGAGCGCGACGAAGATGACGGAGAGAGCGAGGATTGA
- a CDS encoding potassium transporter TrkG: MRLSPRMFRALAWGLLALGASAAPFALFAAAEGEEAVMRGFFVTAAAGIFVGGATLAGTASLNRPAGAAAALRLAFYGWLVAPLFASPPFIMATGGSVTGLFEAYSALTTTGAVVLAAEDAPASIILWRCWLAWLGGLVSLVLAATVFAALDRRGVGLRRTSLLTVERADLFTNFGRAIRRLGLVYALATAVGWLALMLSGTPAFAAVCLALSGVATAGFTPFSVPLLEAIPAPAVLVLAALCLAGAWNFAVQYELLSRFRAHRGTGELRAMGAVAGACGIAALFTAGPEQLGPAVLDALFAVTTAGFDASAAAPVPIAALVLLAMVGGSPISTSGGIKMPRVLLLARRAAGELSLLSHPSAAVRTRFAGRSVSDDALAGVWVYAIAFPVALGFGAVAIGLGGAEFSDAWRAAAASLANAGPLGGVDYALLSGPSLAACALLMVAGRLEVLAAAAAVYVIFARD; the protein is encoded by the coding sequence GTGCGCCTGTCGCCCCGCATGTTCCGCGCGCTCGCCTGGGGCCTTCTGGCCCTGGGGGCGAGCGCCGCGCCGTTTGCGCTTTTCGCCGCGGCGGAGGGCGAGGAGGCGGTCATGCGCGGGTTTTTCGTCACCGCTGCGGCCGGAATCTTCGTCGGCGGCGCGACATTGGCGGGCACCGCGAGCCTCAACCGGCCCGCAGGCGCAGCGGCTGCGCTGAGGCTCGCCTTCTACGGCTGGCTCGTCGCGCCCCTCTTCGCGAGTCCGCCTTTCATCATGGCCACGGGCGGTTCCGTCACCGGGCTGTTTGAAGCCTATTCCGCGCTGACCACGACCGGCGCCGTCGTCCTCGCCGCGGAAGATGCGCCCGCCTCGATCATCCTCTGGCGATGCTGGCTCGCCTGGCTCGGCGGCCTGGTGAGCCTCGTGCTCGCCGCGACCGTTTTCGCCGCGCTAGACAGGCGAGGGGTGGGCCTCAGACGCACCAGCCTCCTGACCGTCGAGCGGGCCGACCTGTTCACCAATTTCGGTCGGGCGATCCGGCGCCTCGGGCTGGTCTACGCGCTCGCCACGGCGGTTGGGTGGCTCGCCCTGATGCTGAGCGGGACGCCAGCATTCGCAGCGGTGTGCCTGGCGCTGTCGGGCGTGGCGACGGCGGGGTTCACGCCGTTCTCGGTTCCGCTGCTCGAGGCGATCCCGGCGCCGGCGGTGCTCGTACTGGCCGCGCTGTGTCTGGCCGGAGCCTGGAATTTCGCCGTGCAGTACGAACTCCTATCGCGGTTCAGGGCTCATCGCGGCACGGGCGAGCTGCGCGCCATGGGGGCTGTGGCCGGCGCGTGCGGGATCGCGGCGCTTTTCACGGCTGGCCCTGAGCAGCTGGGTCCGGCCGTGCTCGATGCGCTGTTCGCGGTGACCACGGCGGGCTTCGACGCCTCGGCCGCGGCGCCGGTTCCGATCGCCGCACTGGTGCTGCTGGCGATGGTCGGCGGATCGCCGATCTCGACTTCAGGCGGGATCAAGATGCCGCGGGTCCTGCTTCTGGCGCGGCGGGCGGCCGGCGAGCTCTCGCTGCTCTCCCATCCGTCCGCAGCGGTGAGAACACGCTTTGCTGGCCGTTCGGTCAGCGACGACGCGCTCGCCGGGGTCTGGGTCTACGCCATCGCCTTTCCCGTCGCGCTCGGCTTCGGGGCCGTGGCGATCGGGCTCGGCGGGGCGGAGTTTTCCGACGCCTGGCGCGCGGCGGCGGCGAGCCTTGCGAACGCCGGCCCGCTCGGCGGTGTGGATTACGCGCTGCTGTCAGGACCTTCGCTGGCCGCCTGCGCGTTGCTGATGGTCGCAGGCCGGCTCGAAGTGCTGGCTGCCGCCGCGGCCGTCTACGTGATCTTCGCGCGCGACTGA
- a CDS encoding sigma-54 dependent transcriptional regulator — MAQDILIVDDEADIRDLIGGLLEDEGFEARYAGDADSALAAIRQRKPALAVLDVWLQGSRLDGIELLEEVKKADPALPVVVISGHGTIETAVAAIRKGAYDFIEKPFKSDKLIVTIERALETSRLRRENAELRAKTEIHGELVGQSPAAVLLRQTVDRVAPTNSRVLISGPPGCGKELIARMIHGGSLRKDGAFVPVGAATMDPDRVEEELFGVEREGAVERVGLLEQAHGGTLFLDEVGDMPLATQGKLLRMLVEQRFRRVGGGADVEVNVRVLSSSARDLRGLIAQGRFREDLYHRLAVVPIDVPSLAERRDDIPDLVDHFIERLTAMSGLPRRRIGEDAMAALQAHDWPGNVRQLRNNVERLLILASGEPDEPVTLDSLPGEVAGRGREESGGFDAERMIALPLRDAREKFEREYLRAQINRFGGNISRTASFIGMERSALHRKLKTLGVNGSSRPDEADAEKAS, encoded by the coding sequence ATGGCCCAGGACATCCTCATCGTCGATGACGAGGCGGACATTCGCGACCTCATCGGCGGCCTTCTCGAAGACGAGGGCTTCGAAGCCCGCTACGCCGGAGACGCGGACTCCGCGCTCGCCGCAATCCGGCAAAGAAAACCGGCGCTTGCGGTGCTCGACGTCTGGCTGCAAGGCAGCCGGCTGGACGGCATCGAATTGCTCGAAGAAGTGAAGAAGGCCGATCCGGCCCTTCCGGTCGTCGTGATTTCCGGTCACGGCACGATCGAGACGGCCGTCGCGGCCATTCGCAAGGGCGCGTACGACTTCATCGAAAAGCCGTTCAAGTCCGACAAGCTCATCGTCACCATCGAGCGCGCGCTGGAAACCAGCCGCCTGCGCCGGGAAAACGCCGAGCTTCGCGCCAAGACCGAAATCCACGGCGAACTCGTCGGCCAGTCGCCGGCCGCCGTTCTGCTGCGCCAGACCGTGGACCGGGTCGCGCCGACCAATTCGCGCGTGCTGATCTCCGGCCCGCCGGGCTGCGGCAAGGAGCTTATAGCGCGGATGATCCATGGCGGCTCGCTGCGCAAGGACGGCGCGTTCGTGCCTGTCGGCGCGGCGACGATGGATCCCGACCGGGTGGAAGAGGAGCTCTTCGGCGTCGAGCGCGAGGGCGCGGTGGAACGTGTCGGCCTGCTCGAACAGGCCCATGGCGGCACGCTGTTCCTGGACGAGGTCGGCGACATGCCGCTCGCCACCCAGGGCAAGCTTCTGCGCATGCTGGTCGAGCAGCGCTTCCGGCGCGTCGGCGGCGGCGCCGACGTCGAGGTGAATGTCCGCGTCCTGTCGTCGAGCGCGCGCGATCTGCGCGGGCTGATCGCCCAGGGCCGGTTTCGCGAGGATCTCTATCACCGCCTCGCCGTGGTGCCGATCGACGTGCCGTCTCTGGCCGAACGCCGCGACGACATTCCCGACCTCGTCGATCATTTCATCGAGCGGCTGACGGCGATGAGCGGTCTGCCGCGCCGGCGCATCGGCGAGGACGCCATGGCTGCGCTTCAGGCCCATGACTGGCCAGGCAATGTCCGCCAGCTCAGAAACAACGTCGAACGGCTGCTGATCCTGGCCTCGGGCGAGCCCGACGAGCCGGTGACGCTCGACAGCCTGCCCGGCGAGGTCGCAGGGCGCGGTCGCGAGGAATCCGGCGGCTTCGACGCCGAGCGCATGATCGCCTTGCCGCTAAGGGATGCGCGTGAGAAGTTCGAGCGCGAATACCTCAGGGCCCAGATCAACCGTTTCGGGGGCAATATCTCGCGTACGGCCAGCTTCATCGGCATGGAACGCTCAGCGCTCCACAGAAAGCTCAAGACGCTGGGCGTGAACGGCTCGTCGCGGCCTGACGAGGCGGACGCGGAAAAAGCCTCCTGA
- the trkA gene encoding Trk system potassium transporter TrkA, with amino-acid sequence MKAVVCGAGRVGYGIARELAAEGNAVTVVDWSRELIDKVTTDLDVRGVVGHGSHPDVLERAGVRDADLLVAVTYSDETNMVACQVAHSLFETPTRIARVRAQSYLDKRWGDLFSQGALPIDVTISPELEVSRSILQRLETPGAFATAPFANSRVQVLGLSVDESSPVAGSSRDQILELFPDLGFDIVGVHRDKTLFIPEGSDPLMPGDDVYVGLSASHVKRALDVFGRSVQRARRIVIVGAGNIGLYVAKALERVGGVRVRLIERDKEQAERAADSLRRTVVLHGDGLDREVLREAGVEDCELALCLTNDDKVNLLSAVMAKREGALRSLCLVNDQAFYPVKSALDVDVLIDPRAVTVSTILQHIRRGRITGLQTLAGGQAEALEGVALATSPLVGKPLNGLDLPEGVAIAAMVRGDKVFFARDAATIEENDRVVFFALKAAVPKVEQMFRVSLQYF; translated from the coding sequence ATGAAAGCAGTCGTTTGCGGCGCCGGCCGGGTCGGCTACGGGATCGCGCGCGAACTCGCCGCCGAAGGCAACGCGGTGACCGTGGTGGACTGGTCGCGCGAGCTCATCGACAAGGTGACGACCGATCTCGACGTGCGCGGCGTGGTCGGTCACGGCTCGCATCCTGACGTGCTTGAGCGCGCCGGCGTGCGCGACGCCGATCTGCTCGTGGCGGTGACCTATTCCGACGAGACGAACATGGTCGCCTGCCAGGTGGCCCATTCGCTGTTCGAGACCCCGACGCGGATCGCGCGGGTGAGGGCGCAGAGCTATCTCGACAAGCGGTGGGGCGACCTGTTCAGCCAGGGCGCGCTGCCGATCGACGTGACGATCTCGCCGGAACTCGAGGTCAGCCGTTCGATCCTGCAGCGGCTCGAAACGCCGGGCGCTTTCGCAACAGCGCCGTTCGCGAACTCGCGGGTCCAGGTGCTGGGGCTTTCAGTGGACGAAAGCTCGCCCGTCGCTGGAAGTTCCCGCGATCAGATCCTTGAACTTTTTCCGGATCTCGGCTTCGACATTGTCGGGGTTCATCGCGACAAGACGCTGTTCATCCCCGAAGGCTCCGACCCGCTCATGCCAGGCGACGACGTTTATGTCGGGCTCTCCGCGAGCCATGTGAAGCGTGCGCTCGACGTATTCGGCCGTTCGGTTCAGCGCGCACGCCGTATCGTCATCGTCGGCGCAGGCAATATCGGGCTCTATGTCGCAAAGGCGCTCGAACGGGTCGGCGGCGTGCGGGTCCGGCTCATCGAGCGTGACAAGGAGCAGGCCGAGCGCGCGGCGGATTCGCTGCGCCGCACGGTGGTCCTGCATGGCGACGGTCTTGATCGCGAGGTGCTTCGCGAGGCCGGGGTCGAGGACTGCGAGCTGGCCCTTTGTCTGACCAACGACGACAAGGTGAACCTGCTCTCCGCGGTGATGGCCAAGCGGGAAGGGGCCCTGCGCTCGCTTTGCCTCGTCAACGATCAGGCCTTCTATCCGGTCAAATCCGCGCTCGATGTCGACGTGCTTATCGATCCGCGGGCCGTGACGGTCTCCACCATCCTGCAGCACATCCGCCGGGGCCGGATCACCGGGCTGCAGACGCTCGCCGGCGGTCAGGCCGAGGCGCTCGAAGGGGTCGCGCTCGCAACGTCGCCGCTGGTCGGCAAGCCTTTGAACGGTCTTGATCTTCCTGAAGGCGTGGCGATCGCCGCCATGGTGCGCGGCGACAAGGTTTTCTTCGCGCGTGACGCGGCGACCATCGAGGAGAACGACCGGGTGGTGTTCTTCGCGCTCAAGGCGGCGGTGCCGAAGGTCGAGCAGATGTTCCGCGTCAGCCTGCAGTATTTCTGA
- a CDS encoding response regulator: MAGRVLVLEDDDSLRLVISKALSRAGFEVRSTATPQTAIEKMAAGEADALVADVLLGRENFLDRLDEVARLRPDAPVVVMSAQTTAGTAINAAKGGAFEYLPKPFDLDELVAILQRALNLPSAEKHAGSDGYAGLVGRSPAMQDAFRTLGRLAGRREPVLIVGPEGSGRAAAARVLHAEGGGAGPLVEAGPEALADRGAAIFAEAGEGAVLLRRADAWSVRAGAIVLEQLEAEKRGPRVLVTAGPDVRDRLEAPLLDRLAIGLVECPPVRHRGADRSLLFRHFLSAAARGAAMLSSDGARFVDAQAWPGEVLEIKRVAERIAVQGARGEIGPDDVAAAMSAPRRADPRTVLEDAAARLFAALEAENDPEIAQTAQAALETGLIRAALEASGGVRQDAAKRLGMNRNTFARRIAVLGLDDGADAP, encoded by the coding sequence ATGGCCGGCCGGGTGCTCGTGCTCGAAGACGACGATTCGCTGCGGCTCGTGATCTCCAAGGCGTTGTCGCGCGCCGGATTCGAGGTGCGTTCGACCGCTACGCCGCAGACCGCGATCGAGAAGATGGCGGCGGGCGAAGCCGACGCGCTCGTCGCAGACGTGCTGCTCGGCCGGGAAAATTTCCTCGACCGGCTGGACGAGGTCGCCCGGCTCAGACCCGACGCGCCGGTCGTGGTGATGAGCGCGCAGACGACCGCCGGCACCGCGATCAACGCCGCCAAGGGCGGGGCTTTCGAATATCTCCCCAAACCCTTTGATCTCGATGAGCTGGTCGCGATCCTGCAGCGCGCGTTGAATCTGCCTTCCGCCGAGAAGCACGCAGGATCAGATGGTTACGCCGGGCTCGTCGGGCGCTCGCCGGCGATGCAGGACGCGTTCCGCACGCTCGGTCGGCTCGCCGGTCGGCGTGAGCCGGTGCTGATCGTCGGCCCGGAAGGCTCCGGCCGGGCTGCTGCGGCGCGCGTGCTGCACGCCGAGGGCGGCGGCGCAGGCCCGTTGGTCGAAGCCGGCCCTGAAGCGCTCGCCGACCGTGGCGCGGCGATTTTCGCCGAAGCGGGCGAGGGGGCCGTGCTGCTGCGCCGGGCGGACGCCTGGAGCGTGCGGGCGGGAGCTATAGTGCTCGAACAGCTCGAAGCCGAGAAGCGCGGCCCGCGCGTGCTCGTCACCGCAGGGCCGGATGTTCGCGACCGGCTCGAAGCGCCGCTTCTCGATCGGCTCGCCATCGGGCTCGTCGAATGTCCGCCGGTCCGGCATCGGGGCGCGGACCGTTCGCTCCTGTTTCGCCATTTCCTGAGCGCAGCGGCACGGGGCGCGGCGATGCTGAGCTCTGACGGTGCGCGGTTTGTGGACGCACAGGCCTGGCCCGGCGAAGTGCTCGAGATCAAACGGGTCGCTGAACGCATCGCTGTTCAAGGCGCGCGCGGCGAAATCGGGCCGGACGATGTCGCCGCGGCCATGTCCGCACCCCGCCGCGCCGACCCGCGAACCGTGCTTGAAGACGCAGCCGCAAGGCTGTTCGCTGCGCTCGAAGCGGAAAACGATCCAGAGATCGCCCAGACCGCCCAGGCCGCGCTCGAAACAGGTCTCATACGCGCTGCGCTCGAGGCCTCCGGCGGCGTCCGTCAGGACGCGGCCAAGCGCCTGGGGATGAACCGCAACACCTTCGCCCGGCGGATCGCCGTGCTCGGACTAGATGACGGCGCAGATGCGCCCTGA